CGAGTGTGCCGCCATGTATCGAGTTGAGGACCATCATCTTACGGTCTGAACTGGCCCGATGTTGATACCAGTGCTTCATCAAGTTCCACTTTCCATCCCTTCACATAAGTTATAAGCAATCCAAAAGGGAACTCAGTTCTCCACTTGTGCTAGAAAATGATGAACAGTATAAGCTTAATGCATAATCTAAAAGCTACAGCTCAAATACAGAGAATGctcaagaagtaaaaagagGGCATAAGCTTCAGAGACGCATCGCCCTATGTACAAGTAAGAAGATAAAAGGCATGTCACATGATGATTAGTCATTCTGCTGTACAAAGTTACAGTCTGCAGATGATTACAAGGATATATGAGGAGAACAGGCTCTTAAAGCATCGAGCAAATTCTTACCAAAACCAATTAAGCATGGTCAATCTcttcatttcttgttttttttctgatttgatAGAGGGGGTGGGCTGACTGTACAGAGAATGTTAGCAAAAGATTCTACAAAATGCtcttgcaaaaaaaagaaacacgaCAGGCAGCTCTAATGAGGGATACACATGCTGCTGGTGTAAAAGACTACTGGAATCACTAAGGTATTGCAAGGATTGACTAGAAAACTGCCAAAATATCAACAATTGAATGTAACAGAACcaaatatttctctatttcatgGCCTCTCCATAAACTTTTCCTTCAAAAACTGTGCTTGGTGAAAGGTGCACCAGCATCGACGAATCAAGGACAAGCCCCCGACTCAAATAAACATTATTTGGGGTCAAATTTATACCAATTCTGGTCAAATTAAATGCAAgcttcaaattaaaaagaataataaaatgaatataatgaGCAATCCTAGGATACATAAAAGCTAAAGACCCTTAAAAGTCCACCTGCAGCAAACTGCTCCATCTTCACTTGGTTGAGGATCGCGAGTTCGGATTGAAAGGTCGTCCTTAGTTGAACCAGCCTCGTTTGAGTTCTCTACTGCTTTGTGGTGGATGCTTTGAATTCCAatgtctctgaaagaggaaagatCTTTGTGTGAATCGGAATCGATTTGTGGCTACCCGTATCGTGTTGAGGAAGGGAACGAGGATAATTATGATGCATTGAGGCATTtgtcgtctttttttttttttttttattcttttcttctgatGTAGTTGAATGATTGGAATTGATATGCTGGCTAGGTGATGATTTCATTTGAACAGAGTTCTTGCGTTCGTTATAGCGTTTGATTACCGGTCCGATTTGCTGTTTGGAAGGGGCAGAATAGGAATGATAAACAATTTCTTCGCATTAGGATGACCCGTCTtactttcctcttcttttcttttttcttttttcttttcgttatCACTTTGCCTTTTTTACACATGTGCAAAGGTACCGGGACTGGCAATGGAGGTTGTCCCCAGGTCCTCGCAGCCTCGGATCGAGATTGATCTCTACCTCGAACAAGCCTCGATCCAAGCGGTGGTGGCATCGTgggcttggagctcgaagctatGCTGGGCGGCCGACGAGGACAGAGATGGGAATCCACCCCGAAAAAGCTAGCATCCACTGGCTCCACTCGAGAGCAAAGACCAGTAAACAAGTAGAAGACTTCCGCGTGGATTCAGGATGGAACTCTTTTCGTTGTTCGGAATTTGGTTCGGGTGGCTCCTGTCCGGCGAGCTTTCGAGGATCTGATGATCTCCGTCATTGTTGGTGCACGagagataaagatgaagaaagctgcAGCTTTGTACGGGAGGGGATTGCTCGAGTTGGTTAATGGCAGTCACATGATATGAAACAGAGGCCTACAGAaatcccttttcattttgctcTTGGAGGGGAGTGCTCAAGTTATTTGACCTATATTTATCCATATCATCTCCTTTACTTTTACACACGACATTGCTAACAGGAAATTCTCATTTTGTGGCGAAATTTCACGCGAGTTTATGCGCGCGCACTATGGAAAgacagacagagagacagagagagaaccCGCAAGGGAATGGCGTGGCGTGGCGTGGCGTGGCGTGGCGTCGTGGCGTGAAGCGAGAACTgacgagagagagcgagagagacagagagaaccTGTGAGAAAGTGGCGTGGCCTCACGCGGAGCGAGCAAACCGACACTTGGCATCGAACTGAGATAGAAGCCAAACGGGCCTCGCCAACACTCCGAACCGACcctttgaacttttcttctataaaagaaATGCCTCTTCTTCGCGGCTTGCAAAGGATCACGGTGGCAGCGATTGTCGTTTGCTTCTTGCGAGACAAAGAAGAAGAgtggggggaagagagagagaggtgaggtACCTGggatatttttaaaagaaaagaaagagagaaagggagaagacGCCGagcaggaagagagagagcgtgcgGCAGAAGAGAGACAACAGAGAGGGCACGTAGTTAACGAAGAGAGAGGACGCAATGAAGGGCTCATCATCCTACAGTCTGAGCCGGCCCGCTGCGGATACCAGTGCTTCGTCAGGTTCCACGTTTCATCCCTTCGCGTAAGTTACAACTTACAAACAATCTAAAAGGGAACTCAGTTCTTTGCTTGTGctagaagatgatgaacagcaTAGGCTTAATACATAATCTAAATGCCACAGATCAAATGCAGAAATTGCTCAAGAAGCGAAAAAGAGGCCATAAGCTTCGGAGACTCATCGCCCTATGTACAAGAGAAGATAAAAAGGTATGGCATAGTGACTTGTCATTCTGCTATTCGAAGCCACAGATGATGACAAGGATATCTAAGAAAAACAGACTCAGAGCATCAATCAGGTTCTGGCCAAAACCAATTACGTTTGGTCAATCtctcttcatttccttttttttctttcttatttgatAGAGGGGGTGGGCTGACTGTACAGAGAATGGTAGCAAAAGATTCTATACAATGCTCTTGCAAAATAAACACGACAAGCAGCACTAATGAGGCATACACTTGCTGCTGGTGTAAGAGACTACTGGAATCTCACTAAGGTATTGCAAGGATAGACTAGAAAACTGCCAAAATATCGACAATTAAATGTGATAACCAAATATATCTCTATGAATACCCTCTCCACAAACTTTTCCTTCAAAAACTGTGCATGGTGAAACGCGCACCAGCATCTGATAAAATCTTGGACCAGCTCCCGCCtcgagaaatattttcattccaTCTGCACATTCTTCGGGGTCAAATTGAGAACTATACCAATCTGTTCACTGATAATCTTCAGATAACCTACCCATCATCCTTCCTATCCTCCGAAGACGCTTTCATCGCTTCAGCAGTCATGAGAGCAACCACAGCTCTGTGAACTGCTACATCTGCTTTGCAAAGAAGTCTCTGTGCCTTCTCTCTCTTAAGCTTAGCTAAATTAGATGCATACCGTGCTGCACCAGATGCATCCAACAATTTATATTCATCCATATCCCGGTCCCACTGTTCACTAGATGGTCTCTGAGAGCCTTCGGACGAAAACTGTTGATGAGAATTCCAGTGATGGGTATTCTTATTACTGCCCGTGGCTCCCCTGCTGTAGGCAGTGACCACCTGTGAATGTCGAGGAGATGCAACAGCACCAGACTTCTTTGACTTATATCTCTGTAGTCTGGGAGGATAATTTCGATTGAATCCATCATTGCCAATTGGAAAACATCCCTGGCCAGGGACATCTCGTGGAGAATATCCCAATGGAGACGTCTGTGCCACTTGAGAATTGTCTGCATGTCCATAGTTAGGTCCCAAATAGACGGCCCTATCATCTCCAAAACTAGGTCCGTTCAATCTCCTCCCTGACAGGAACAAAAAGATAACGACGTCAAGATTCTGGATCCAAGAAAAAATAACCTAAAAGTGTTCCGCTTAGTAAAATTCACATAACTTACCATAAGTATGGAAACTGTCCTGATCTCCATGAAAACCATTGCTTTGCCCCGTGACTGAGTATCGTTTCTGCGATCTTTGCTTTGAGCCTTTATTAGGGACTTCTAAGCCCCTAGGTTTCATACAGAAAGCAAACATGGGAGGTCTTTCAGCAGCTGAGGCCTTCTGACATCCATCAGAAGCAGCAGAGTTCCCTTTATTCAAAGCTAGCTCCCACTCTCTCAACTGCTGCTGGTACATTTCCCATAATGGTGGCTGCAAAGCATGAGCATGAATTGAATAAAAGATACCATGACATTTAAATCACAAGTTCAAAAAAGTGCACCTATGTGCACACAAAGGTAACAGACAGGATTAATGATGGCAGGAAGATCTAATTCACAAAAAAGAGACGTACAAATTAGCAtctgatttttaataatacgtCTAACCAACTAATCAATAACTGAACTAATTAAGAGCTAATTTCAAAGGctatttgtttctttattcATGCTCAATGCCCTATTAATTGAAAAACCAAGCATTACCATCATGCATGAAGGCTTAAGAAGTTGACAATACCGTATCAGCCCCATATCAGACGAAATTCCAAAGCACAACTccaggaaaagataaaaacgaAACGGGCATGGAAGAGAGGAACAAAGCAATCACATACCAACAGGTCCCCTGACAATCCTTTGCAATTCACTCAAACAAAGTACAccccaaataaaaacaaaacgaGCATCTCAACATGGAAACTGCATCTGGAAAACTGAGtgaaagaaattgttcccaatgGCGGATTAACAGTAATTGCAGAAAGCCAAATTAAATGCAGCACCTCACATAAATGTGTATCTGGACAAAATCAATAAACGACAAGAAAAAGGATTTTAAAAGGCACCTGAAGATGTCGAATCAATGGCATTCCCTTCTTTTGCCTCTTCTGCCGCCAATGTTCATAAATACCTCGTACCACAGGTCCTGCACCAAACTTCAAATCTTCCATTTCTTCAGATGTGAAATGGTCACACTGAAGAGCATAAGCTTTCTTCTCGAACAGGTCCATTGTCCTCTCAAATATCTCCACAGATACGTGCCCGGAGCCACTATCATTAACATCTGAAGAACTCTGACAAGATGAAATCCACTGCTCATCGTCACTATCCATGTCATATAGGACACGAGATGGATTCAAGGCCATTTCCACATCTGTTTCTACCTGCTGGAAGTAGATAGCAGAACTGCGAAATGACAGCTCCATTCCATTATCATCATAATCTTCTACCACGCGGACACCAGGAATCGGAATGTTCTTGACAGATGCAGCACGGAAGTTTCGGTTGTAACACTCTTCATGCATCTCCTTGAAAAGAGCCCATTGGCTTCTGTCTGAAAATTCAAGTGTCCACTCTTTCCCTCCTCGCCACATCATAGCATGTGTATACCTGTTAGTGGACCCAGGCTGCAGAAACTGATGTGCTTTATGAGAATATTTTGTGGTTCCTGAAACTTTTACTGCAAGGTTCCACTCATTCTCAACAAGTTCAAGTACCACCTCTGCCCCACTCTCTCTCCATCCCTTGTCCCCTACTGTAATTAACAAGTTCGCATGACACGATAACAACTCCCAGTTTCTTTGAGGAACTCGGGCAACATCTGAGGCCCTCTTTTCATTGGGTCTCCTGATTCTTTTGTTAGGAATTGTTCTCTGCTGTGGCTTTGAGCTTGAACCTGAAGCTCCAGAAGGATATGAGTAAGTAACATGTGTCCGTGGCTTCTTCGGTCCATTGCCAAAACTATTCAGGGAACCATCAGCTTTTGCATCTGACCAACCACGCGAGAAGTGTCCATAAAATGAATTACTTCTACTGTGATGCCATACGCTTCTTGGTGCAGTGGGATTTGGACTAGGGACAAGGCTGCCATTCACATCACAAGCCATACCAGTAGGTGGCAAACCACGCAGCGATCCATCATCAACAGGCTTTTCACCTGCATTATAATGGGGAATATCTATCTTAATAACATTCGAAGAAGTACAAGCGCCATTTGTGATCCTCTCCCCGTCAAGCGGAGGACTTGACGTTTTTTCTGATGCTGCGTCATTTCCTTGCCCTTCCTGCACCTGCCCAGCCTCATCACCAACTACAGCAGTACCACTGTGAATCCTGCCAGCAAGAAGATCACCACTTTGGTTATCCTCAGGGGTCCTCGAATCTGCACCCTTGCAAACAACTAGCTGAACAGCTTGATCATCTTTAGCACAATGCGAGTACTTATCACAAGGACTCTCTCTTGATGGAGCTTCTTGGCTATTATGGAATCCCACATCATCCTTTGAGCAGGCATCTATGGCAATGTTAGATGGAGCCAAAATGCTTGCAGTTTCAGTGCTCTTCTCCTGATTAAGctcaacaaaactaattttgGAGACGCTATGATGCATAAGAAGCTTCAGGTGCAATCTCAGAAAGAAAGTAGGAGCAGCGGAAAAGGAGAGAGCAAACGGAAGAAGCTTCATGTACTCTGCATCAGAACCTGAAGAATTTCCCCCATTAATGTCTTCATTATCTCTAGAAACATCCAAGGGCCGCATTGCTTCACCAGTCAGCTTCTGTAGACCCTGATCAGTTAACCTTAGGACAATTAATACTGGTTTTACATAAGTAACAACCACAATGCTAAGCACAAAGTAAGAGTGTGTGCGTGTGTGCACGCGCATGCTGTCAGGGAAGAGGGAAGGGTGAAGGGGAGTTTAAGAAATTGGTTCATGGAAGAATTGTAAATGATAccaaaaacaacagaaaatcaTGCACATATTGCTCCACAACCCTAACTCCTGAACAAAGAAATTGAATATTATTAGAAGAAAATGGTAAAGAGAATAATACCTCTAGTGAAGAGTCCAAAGCAGCTGGCGCCAGTGATGGGATGTCTCCATTTTGAAGAGCATTGTCAGTGCATTCAGAAGGAGAAAGTTTCTCAACTAGCAAACAATTCTCCCTCAGTTCCGATTCCAAACACAACCTCTTAGAACGTTTTAATCTCAAAAAGTTGTAAAATCCAAACACAAGTTGGTTTTCACAACCTTGAACACTAGAGAATTTGAATCTAACAGAGGTTATCGGAGATTGCAAGCTTACAAATTTCACCTCCCCATTAGACTCACTCAGCAGATTCAAAACTGAAATTGCAAATGCTACAGCTTGCCCCAAGCATCCTTCAAACAAGAGGACCCTCAAACCAACAATGCTGTCCACAAAAAGCATCTCCAACTTCACCACAGGCCACACGTTCACCAGTCTTCCATAGTAAAGCAGAACGAGATCATAGACCAACTGGGAATCCTCTACTCTAAAAGGGCGGAGAAGAGAACTGACCATGATATCGTTTGCTTCCCTTCTCACCAGATATACTAATTTGAAGGAGCCCGTCTCTTCAATTGTCAACAAAGAGCCATGAGAATCTGATTTTCCCAATGAGAAGGCATCATCCTCTACTCTCTGGTACAAGGCCCCAGCTGCCCGGCGAAACCGCTTCCTGTAGTAAACAATAGGAGCATTGCCACCTTTCAGAGATCCAGAGCTCTTTGCAACTTTCTCAACCTTTCCAGCATTAAAAAGTCCACCCATTGAGGCACGATCTCCATGAAACGCCGTTTGGCCTCCTTCTGGGAAAGAACCAGCAGTGGTGGCCCCACATGTATCCACAGCATCAGCAGCAGATGATGAAGGCTTCGATTTCAGAGATGGACCGACAATTCGTTTCTTTACAGcatgggaagaagaagatttgaCCCCACGACTTGATCGTGCCAGCCACGAAATGATTGGTTCTGTGTCCATGTAACTGCTGACACAGCCATCATTGGCTGAAGTCAAAggtctctcttcctcctcattgGTAGGCTCCGCTCTTCTCTTCCTGCTGCCCACTGCAAACTTAGTCCGAGCTTCACCAGGAAGTAGCAAGAGTTTGATACGTTCCTTTTGAAGGTCGATCCATTCTTCATCACGGTCATCATACTTGATGTGATGGAGTTTTGTTTCTCCATCATAGTCATTTGCGAGGCCATGGTACCAGCACTGGTCTAGAGGCCAGAAGacctttattcttttgtttaaaACCCAATCTGCATCCACCTGCTCAGAAGGAATTTCATAGAAATGCCTCCTTTTCCGGGAACGCAGCTTTTCTCCGTGCTGATTTCTTGGCCGCAAGGCTCTATTAGCTGCTTTACCAGATGGGGAGTTTGGTGAAGCACGAGATGTACATGCTTGATCTGAATATTTTCCGTTAGGAGATAACAGAAAATACAAGCTGTTTGATGATGTTGTTGGTGATGGCGATGCTCTACTCTTTGAAGAAAACCCAGTACAGCTTGGATCAAACCGTGAGGAGAGCATCCTCGCAGCATTTTCCTCCAGATTCTCCTCATCATCTTCCTGCTGATCGTCACAGTTTTCGATAAGTAAGCATATTAAAAAGCACCAAGGGGGTGCCCCCCATTTACAACCAAGAAGCAAGAAAGTATCTAAGAAAAATCAACCTGCTGATCATCACATCTCTTGGCAGAGACATCGACTGCAGAACCTGCCTCCACCACAGCACTTTGAACACCTTCCGGCTTCACCTCTCCCTGCTTTCGGCGCTTCTTGACCGACTTTTTCGGTTTGCCATTGTCCGTTGCTGAACTCCCCACAATGTAATCCTGCTCCTGTGAAGGTCCGCCAACACTATGCCCATTCTCCTTCAAATCATCCAAAGCGTCCTCCTCTTTAACATTTCCACCACCGCTTCCTCCTTCAGGATCACCATCTCTATGCTTCCCAGATGGACCGGCAAAATCCAATCTGCTGACAGAGGGCTCAGCTGGATTTGACTCTTGAGTATGCTCTACTCTTTTCCGTCCCAAAGTTCCGCGTTTCCGCTTTGGAATTTTGACGACGTTGTCATCCAGACTAAGTCCAATGCCATTCAAATTGCCATTGGAGCTCGGCCTCTCATCCACCTCGGGCTTTAACTCCGACGAATCATTTGACCCAAAATGAGCCCCGGCATTAGTTACGTCACTTAgtctcttctcctttctcttcttcaagcTACTAAGAGACACCTCCTTCTTACTCCTTTTCCGCCTATTCTCATCCCCACCATCGTTGGAGCCGATCTTCCTCTTCAAGTTCTTACTTTTCGGCCTCTCGGGATCCTCCCCCGACGACCCGGCTCTATACAAGCTCTTAACAGCCAGACACCTGGCTTTCTTAGGAGCCTGAGCCCCATTTGAGCCCTCCACCTTCTGCTCCATCAACCAAAATTCAATCCCACCAACCCCACGCGCGTATCACATTCCATCACACGACCCCGCCCTCATATTCCAGATCTGCAAAAACCGAGAAATGCCCAGAAATCACACAAACCGCACACAAATGAATCCCGAAACAGGGGCGGATTAGCCCCCCCGACATCAGCCCGCAATTCCGAAACAATCGAGACCCGCGACGCCAAAACCGGCGGCCGCGGATCGAAGGACGGGAAATGGCGCTCACCTCAGGCGACGGAGCTCGACGCGGCGGCGGCGTTCCCCCCCGG
This genomic stretch from Eucalyptus grandis isolate ANBG69807.140 chromosome 3, ASM1654582v1, whole genome shotgun sequence harbors:
- the LOC104437085 gene encoding uncharacterized protein LOC104437085 isoform X2 produces the protein MEQKVEGSNGAQAPKKARCLAVKSLYRAGSSGEDPERPKSKNLKRKIGSNDGGDENRRKRSKKEVSLSSLKKRKEKRLSDVTNAGAHFGSNDSSELKPEVDERPSSNGNLNGIGLSLDDNVVKIPKRKRGTLGRKRVEHTQESNPAEPSVSRLDFAGPSGKHRDGDPEGGSGGGNVKEEDALDDLKENGHSVGGPSQEQDYIVGSSATDNGKPKKSVKKRRKQGEVKPEGVQSAVVEAGSAVDVSAKRCDDQQEDDEENLEENAARMLSSRFDPSCTGFSSKSRASPSPTTSSNSLYFLLSPNGKYSDQACTSRASPNSPSGKAANRALRPRNQHGEKLRSRKRRHFYEIPSEQVDADWVLNKRIKVFWPLDQCWYHGLANDYDGETKLHHIKYDDRDEEWIDLQKERIKLLLLPGEARTKFAVGSRKRRAEPTNEEEERPLTSANDGCVSSYMDTEPIISWLARSSRGVKSSSSHAVKKRIVGPSLKSKPSSSAADAVDTCGATTAGSFPEGGQTAFHGDRASMGGLFNAGKVEKVAKSSGSLKGGNAPIVYYRKRFRRAAGALYQRVEDDAFSLGKSDSHGSLLTIEETGSFKLVYLVRREANDIMVSSLLRPFRVEDSQLVYDLVLLYYGRLVNVWPVVKLEMLFVDSIVGLRVLLFEGCLGQAVAFAISVLNLLSESNGEVKFVSLQSPITSVRFKFSSVQGCENQLVFGFYNFLRLKRSKRLCLESELRENCLLVEKLSPSECTDNALQNGDIPSLAPAALDSSLEGLQKLTGEAMRPLDVSRDNEDINGGNSSGSDAEYMKLLPFALSFSAAPTFFLRLHLKLLMHHSVSKISFVELNQEKSTETASILAPSNIAIDACSKDDVGFHNSQEAPSRESPCDKYSHCAKDDQAVQLVVCKGADSRTPEDNQSGDLLAGRIHSGTAVVGDEAGQVQEGQGNDAASEKTSSPPLDGERITNGACTSSNVIKIDIPHYNAGEKPVDDGSLRGLPPTGMACDVNGSLVPSPNPTAPRSVWHHSRSNSFYGHFSRGWSDAKADGSLNSFGNGPKKPRTHVTYSYPSGASGSSSKPQQRTIPNKRIRRPNEKRASDVARVPQRNWELLSCHANLLITVGDKGWRESGAEVVLELVENEWNLAVKVSGTTKYSHKAHQFLQPGSTNRYTHAMMWRGGKEWTLEFSDRSQWALFKEMHEECYNRNFRAASVKNIPIPGVRVVEDYDDNGMELSFRSSAIYFQQVETDVEMALNPSRVLYDMDSDDEQWISSCQSSSDVNDSGSGHVSVEIFERTMDLFEKKAYALQCDHFTSEEMEDLKFGAGPVVRGIYEHWRQKRQKKGMPLIRHLQPPLWEMYQQQLREWELALNKGNSAASDGCQKASAAERPPMFAFCMKPRGLEVPNKGSKQRSQKRYSVTGQSNGFHGDQDSFHTYGRRLNGPSFGDDRAVYLGPNYGHADNSQVAQTSPLGYSPRDVPGQGCFPIGNDGFNRNYPPRLQRYKSKKSGAVASPRHSQVVTAYSRGATGSNKNTHHWNSHQQFSSEGSQRPSSEQWDRDMDEYKLLDASGAARYASNLAKLKREKAQRLLCKADVAVHRAVVALMTAEAMKASSEDRKDDG
- the LOC104437085 gene encoding uncharacterized protein LOC104437085 isoform X1, translating into MEQKVEGSNGAQAPKKARCLAVKSLYRAGSSGEDPERPKSKNLKRKIGSNDGGDENRRKRSKKEVSLSSLKKRKEKRLSDVTNAGAHFGSNDSSELKPEVDERPSSNGNLNGIGLSLDDNVVKIPKRKRGTLGRKRVEHTQESNPAEPSVSRLDFAGPSGKHRDGDPEGGSGGGNVKEEDALDDLKENGHSVGGPSQEQDYIVGSSATDNGKPKKSVKKRRKQGEVKPEGVQSAVVEAGSAVDVSAKRCDDQQQEDDEENLEENAARMLSSRFDPSCTGFSSKSRASPSPTTSSNSLYFLLSPNGKYSDQACTSRASPNSPSGKAANRALRPRNQHGEKLRSRKRRHFYEIPSEQVDADWVLNKRIKVFWPLDQCWYHGLANDYDGETKLHHIKYDDRDEEWIDLQKERIKLLLLPGEARTKFAVGSRKRRAEPTNEEEERPLTSANDGCVSSYMDTEPIISWLARSSRGVKSSSSHAVKKRIVGPSLKSKPSSSAADAVDTCGATTAGSFPEGGQTAFHGDRASMGGLFNAGKVEKVAKSSGSLKGGNAPIVYYRKRFRRAAGALYQRVEDDAFSLGKSDSHGSLLTIEETGSFKLVYLVRREANDIMVSSLLRPFRVEDSQLVYDLVLLYYGRLVNVWPVVKLEMLFVDSIVGLRVLLFEGCLGQAVAFAISVLNLLSESNGEVKFVSLQSPITSVRFKFSSVQGCENQLVFGFYNFLRLKRSKRLCLESELRENCLLVEKLSPSECTDNALQNGDIPSLAPAALDSSLEGLQKLTGEAMRPLDVSRDNEDINGGNSSGSDAEYMKLLPFALSFSAAPTFFLRLHLKLLMHHSVSKISFVELNQEKSTETASILAPSNIAIDACSKDDVGFHNSQEAPSRESPCDKYSHCAKDDQAVQLVVCKGADSRTPEDNQSGDLLAGRIHSGTAVVGDEAGQVQEGQGNDAASEKTSSPPLDGERITNGACTSSNVIKIDIPHYNAGEKPVDDGSLRGLPPTGMACDVNGSLVPSPNPTAPRSVWHHSRSNSFYGHFSRGWSDAKADGSLNSFGNGPKKPRTHVTYSYPSGASGSSSKPQQRTIPNKRIRRPNEKRASDVARVPQRNWELLSCHANLLITVGDKGWRESGAEVVLELVENEWNLAVKVSGTTKYSHKAHQFLQPGSTNRYTHAMMWRGGKEWTLEFSDRSQWALFKEMHEECYNRNFRAASVKNIPIPGVRVVEDYDDNGMELSFRSSAIYFQQVETDVEMALNPSRVLYDMDSDDEQWISSCQSSSDVNDSGSGHVSVEIFERTMDLFEKKAYALQCDHFTSEEMEDLKFGAGPVVRGIYEHWRQKRQKKGMPLIRHLQPPLWEMYQQQLREWELALNKGNSAASDGCQKASAAERPPMFAFCMKPRGLEVPNKGSKQRSQKRYSVTGQSNGFHGDQDSFHTYGRRLNGPSFGDDRAVYLGPNYGHADNSQVAQTSPLGYSPRDVPGQGCFPIGNDGFNRNYPPRLQRYKSKKSGAVASPRHSQVVTAYSRGATGSNKNTHHWNSHQQFSSEGSQRPSSEQWDRDMDEYKLLDASGAARYASNLAKLKREKAQRLLCKADVAVHRAVVALMTAEAMKASSEDRKDDG